A single Pedobacter sp. PACM 27299 DNA region contains:
- a CDS encoding sodium-translocating pyrophosphatase, with protein MEFLQKNLIYFIPLLGLIGIIVMAIKSAWVNKQDAGDAKMQELAGYIADGAMAFLKAEWRVLSIFVVFTAALLAYSGNVHEVNGVALHSSWIIAIAFIIGAVFSATAGYIGMKAATKANVRTTQAARTSLSKALKVSFTGGTVMGLGVAGLAILGLGGLFIVFLKVFNVIEANSTEMRTAIEVLTGFSLGAESIALFARVGGGIYTKAADVGADLVGKVEAGIPEDDVRNPATIADNVGDNVGDVAGMGADLFGSYVATILATMVLGQEIIVEKLNGVAIDQLNGFSPVLLPMVICGLGILFSIVGTWFVRIKGEDSNVQTALNLGNWSSIVLTAIACYFIVMFMLPPHLHLRGVDFTNLDVYYAILVGLVVGTLMSIITEYYTAMGKGPVNSIIQQSGTGHATNIIGGLSVGMKSTVAPILVLAGGIIFSYSFAGLYGVAIAAAGMMATTAMQLAIDAFGPIADNAGGIAEMSQLPPEVRERTDNLDAVGNTTAATGKGFAIASAALTSLALFAAFVGVAGIDAIDIYKAPVLAGLFVGAMIPFIFSALCIAAVGKAAMDMVQEVRRQFREIPGIMEYKAKPEYEKCVAISTKASIREMMLPGAIALLTPIIVGFGLKNVFPAVSSAEILGGLLAGVTVSGVLMGIFQSNAGGAWDNAKKSFEKGVKINGELFYKGSEPHKASVTGDTVGDPFKDTSGPSMNILIKLMSIVSLVIAPYIAVSVVPEMKLSQEIRKEIRVMKTIDANGIEKIDTLKNLLDTISVKR; from the coding sequence ATGGAGTTCTTACAAAAAAATCTAATTTATTTTATCCCTTTACTGGGTTTAATTGGCATTATCGTCATGGCGATAAAAAGCGCCTGGGTCAACAAGCAAGATGCTGGAGATGCGAAAATGCAGGAACTTGCGGGTTATATCGCTGATGGTGCCATGGCTTTTTTGAAAGCAGAATGGAGAGTGCTCAGCATCTTCGTGGTATTTACGGCAGCATTGCTTGCTTATTCCGGGAATGTACATGAAGTAAATGGCGTAGCACTACACTCCAGCTGGATCATTGCCATTGCCTTTATCATTGGGGCTGTGTTTTCTGCAACGGCAGGATATATCGGTATGAAAGCTGCCACTAAAGCTAACGTACGCACCACACAAGCTGCCAGAACCAGTTTATCGAAAGCTTTAAAAGTATCTTTTACCGGCGGAACAGTAATGGGTTTAGGTGTTGCCGGATTGGCGATACTGGGTTTAGGCGGATTATTTATAGTTTTCCTGAAGGTCTTTAATGTAATCGAAGCCAATAGTACGGAAATGAGAACTGCGATAGAAGTACTTACAGGCTTCTCTTTAGGGGCAGAGTCTATCGCTTTATTTGCTCGTGTTGGTGGTGGTATTTATACCAAGGCTGCAGATGTAGGTGCTGATTTAGTAGGTAAAGTAGAAGCAGGAATTCCAGAAGATGATGTGCGTAATCCTGCTACCATTGCCGATAACGTTGGCGATAACGTCGGAGACGTTGCCGGTATGGGTGCCGATTTGTTCGGTTCTTATGTAGCCACGATCCTGGCCACCATGGTATTGGGACAAGAAATTATAGTAGAGAAATTAAATGGTGTGGCTATAGATCAGCTGAATGGCTTTTCTCCGGTACTACTGCCCATGGTGATCTGCGGACTAGGGATTTTATTTTCCATAGTAGGCACCTGGTTTGTCCGTATTAAAGGTGAAGATTCCAATGTGCAGACCGCTTTGAACCTGGGCAACTGGAGTTCTATTGTCCTCACTGCAATTGCCTGTTATTTCATTGTGATGTTTATGCTGCCTCCTCATTTACACCTTCGTGGCGTAGATTTTACGAATCTGGATGTTTATTACGCCATTTTAGTAGGTCTTGTAGTGGGTACGCTCATGAGCATCATTACCGAATATTATACCGCAATGGGTAAAGGCCCGGTCAATTCCATTATACAGCAATCAGGAACCGGTCATGCCACCAATATCATTGGCGGATTGTCTGTAGGGATGAAATCTACTGTTGCTCCTATTTTAGTGCTGGCAGGCGGAATTATTTTCTCTTATTCTTTTGCTGGTTTATATGGTGTAGCGATTGCTGCTGCCGGTATGATGGCCACGACTGCTATGCAGCTTGCCATTGATGCTTTCGGCCCAATTGCAGACAATGCAGGGGGTATTGCAGAGATGAGTCAGCTTCCACCGGAGGTGCGCGAACGTACTGATAACCTGGATGCCGTAGGAAACACCACCGCGGCCACAGGTAAGGGTTTTGCTATTGCTTCTGCTGCATTAACCTCATTGGCCTTATTTGCTGCCTTTGTAGGCGTTGCTGGTATTGATGCGATCGACATTTACAAAGCGCCTGTACTGGCCGGATTATTTGTTGGCGCGATGATTCCTTTCATCTTTTCGGCCCTGTGTATCGCCGCAGTAGGTAAAGCCGCGATGGATATGGTGCAGGAAGTCCGCCGTCAATTCAGAGAAATTCCTGGAATCATGGAATACAAAGCCAAACCAGAATATGAAAAATGTGTCGCCATTTCTACCAAAGCTTCCATCCGTGAGATGATGCTGCCTGGTGCCATTGCCTTATTGACACCGATCATTGTTGGTTTCGGATTAAAAAACGTGTTTCCTGCGGTAAGCTCTGCTGAAATATTAGGAGGTCTGCTGGCTGGAGTCACTGTTTCCGGTGTCTTAATGGGTATTTTCCAAAGTAATGCAGGTGGTGCATGGGACAATGCAAAAAAGTCATTCGAAAAAGGAGTGAAAATTAACGGGGAGCTATTCTATAAAGGATCTGAGCCTCATAAAGCTTCAGTCACTGGTGATACGGTAGGAGATCCTTTCAAGGATACCTCTGGTCCTTCCATGAATATTTTAATCAAATTAATGTCGATTGTATCCTTAGTAATTGCCCCTTACATTGCTGTGAGCGTAGTTCCTGAAATGAAATTAAGTCAGGAGATTAGAAAAGAAATCCGGGTGATGAAAACCATAGATGCCAATGGAATTGAGAAAATTGACACCTTAAAGAACCTGCTGGACACCATCAGTGTCAAACGATAA
- a CDS encoding amino acid permease — protein MNFRKSIDLLTKEASETGEGALKRTLGPVNLVALGIGAIIGAGLFSITGSAAANNAGPAITISFVIAAIGCGFAGLCYAEFASMIPVAGSAYTYSYATMGELVAWIIGWDLVLEYAVGAATVSISWSRYLVKFLEYYDLHLPAQVVMSPFDTATLADGTIVNGMFNLPAVFIIVLMSLVLIRGTKESAIINGVIVAVKVVIVFIFIFLGWKYINADNYSPYFIPADKPGHASFFENGWGGVIRAAGIVFFAYIGFDAVSTAAQEAKNPKKDMPIGILVSLFICTVLYILFAHVMTGVANYDLFKGQDGIAPVAVAIDNMGVKNAAGIVTPAYPWLNKAIILAILGGYASVILVMLLGQSRVFFSMSKDGLLPSVFSKVHPKFSTPAKSNILFMVFVSLFAAFVPARVVGEMTSIGTLFAFILVCIGIIILRKRMPDLPRAFKVPMVPLIPILGVVVCLGMMVFLPLDTWVRLLVWMIIGVNVYLFYGIKNSLLSDNNPVTLARSNKVVSYIGLALAVLLIIVAIIHHHTTNGTDTGLYYFSLVFAVVHLFIYIYRAATSKNVKAKV, from the coding sequence ATGAACTTTAGAAAGTCGATCGACTTACTTACAAAAGAAGCTTCCGAAACCGGAGAAGGGGCACTGAAGAGAACCCTGGGCCCGGTAAATCTGGTCGCTTTGGGTATTGGGGCTATTATCGGTGCTGGATTATTTTCCATTACCGGTTCAGCAGCAGCCAATAACGCCGGCCCGGCGATTACCATTTCCTTCGTTATTGCAGCAATAGGCTGTGGGTTTGCAGGATTATGTTACGCAGAATTTGCTTCCATGATCCCTGTTGCAGGAAGTGCATATACTTATTCTTATGCCACCATGGGCGAATTAGTAGCCTGGATCATTGGCTGGGATTTGGTATTGGAATATGCGGTCGGTGCGGCTACAGTTTCTATCAGCTGGAGTCGATACCTGGTCAAGTTTCTCGAATATTACGACCTTCACCTGCCCGCACAGGTAGTGATGTCGCCATTTGATACTGCTACCCTTGCCGACGGAACCATCGTTAACGGTATGTTTAACCTTCCTGCCGTATTCATCATCGTATTGATGTCATTAGTATTGATCAGAGGCACTAAAGAATCAGCGATCATCAACGGTGTGATTGTAGCGGTTAAAGTAGTGATCGTATTCATCTTTATCTTCTTAGGATGGAAATACATCAATGCAGACAATTATTCTCCATATTTTATCCCTGCCGACAAGCCAGGTCATGCCAGTTTCTTTGAAAACGGATGGGGTGGTGTGATTAGAGCAGCGGGTATTGTATTCTTTGCTTATATTGGTTTTGATGCAGTATCTACTGCGGCTCAGGAAGCTAAAAACCCGAAGAAAGATATGCCAATTGGTATCCTCGTTTCGCTATTCATCTGTACTGTTCTTTATATCTTATTTGCACACGTTATGACAGGTGTTGCCAACTACGACCTATTCAAAGGTCAGGATGGTATCGCACCGGTTGCGGTTGCAATTGACAATATGGGTGTTAAAAATGCGGCAGGAATCGTTACTCCGGCATATCCGTGGTTAAATAAAGCAATTATCCTGGCGATTCTTGGCGGTTACGCTTCAGTGATCCTGGTGATGTTATTGGGTCAGTCCAGGGTATTCTTCTCGATGAGTAAAGATGGTTTATTGCCTTCAGTATTCTCTAAAGTTCACCCTAAGTTCAGCACACCTGCAAAAAGTAATATCCTTTTCATGGTATTTGTCAGTTTATTTGCAGCTTTTGTTCCGGCAAGAGTAGTAGGTGAAATGACCAGTATTGGTACCTTATTCGCCTTTATTCTAGTATGTATCGGTATCATTATCCTAAGAAAACGCATGCCTGATCTTCCAAGAGCATTTAAAGTACCAATGGTACCGCTGATCCCGATCTTAGGAGTAGTGGTATGTTTAGGAATGATGGTATTCCTTCCGTTAGATACCTGGGTTCGTTTATTGGTATGGATGATTATCGGTGTAAACGTGTATTTGTTCTATGGGATCAAAAACAGTTTATTATCTGACAACAATCCGGTTACCTTAGCCAGAAGTAATAAAGTAGTTTCTTATATCGGCTTAGCCCTTGCGGTATTGCTGATTATTGTGGCCATCATTCACCACCATACCACCAATGGTACAGATACTGGATTATATTATTTCTCTCTGGTATTTGCCGTAGTACATTTATTCATTTACATATACCGTGCGGCCACGTCTAAAAACGTGAAAGCTAAAGTATAA
- a CDS encoding MarC family protein — MEFNFSQILSCSMIMFAIIDILGAIPVVIELRKKAGHIQSEKATIVATALMIIFLFAGETLLKVIGLDVESFAIAGSFVIFVIAMEMVLGLTIFNEDVPETVSIVPLAFPLIAGAGTMTTLLSLKTEYATQNIIAGILINMMFVYFVLKNTNRLERLLGKAGLNVLRKAFGVILLAIAIKLFRNNTGL; from the coding sequence ATGGAATTTAATTTCAGTCAAATCCTCTCTTGCTCAATGATCATGTTCGCGATTATTGATATTCTGGGTGCCATCCCGGTGGTGATCGAACTAAGAAAAAAAGCCGGTCATATACAATCTGAAAAAGCAACTATTGTAGCTACAGCATTGATGATTATCTTTCTTTTTGCGGGAGAAACATTATTAAAAGTAATCGGCCTGGATGTAGAATCCTTTGCGATTGCAGGTTCATTTGTGATCTTTGTGATTGCAATGGAAATGGTACTTGGACTGACCATCTTCAACGAAGATGTGCCAGAAACCGTGTCGATTGTACCCCTTGCCTTCCCTTTAATTGCAGGAGCCGGAACCATGACTACGTTATTATCCTTAAAGACAGAATATGCCACGCAAAACATTATTGCCGGTATCCTGATCAACATGATGTTTGTTTATTTTGTATTGAAAAACACCAATCGTTTAGAGCGTTTACTTGGTAAAGCCGGCTTGAACGTATTGAGAAAGGCATTCGGAGTGATCTTACTGGCCATTGCCATTAAGCTATTCAGAAACAATACGGGCTTATAA